One window of the Trifolium pratense cultivar HEN17-A07 linkage group LG2, ARS_RC_1.1, whole genome shotgun sequence genome contains the following:
- the LOC123907498 gene encoding probable LRR receptor-like serine/threonine-protein kinase At3g47570: MYLLYSQMKSFSLLSPTLLFLFTLNLMCFFDQNKIVAVAAILGNQTDHFALLKFKESISSDPYKSLESWNSSIHFCKWHGVTCNPVNQRVIGLDLVGYHLHGSLSPHIGNFTFMKYLYLANNSFYGEIPQELGQLLQLQQLYLTNNSFVGKIPTNLTYCSNLNDLFLEGNNLIGKIPIEIGSLKKLQTIIVYKNKLTGGIPSFIGNLSFITRLGFSQNNLEGDIPQAICRLKNLTVLGVGENNLSGTPPSCLYNITSLTIFYMAFNNFHGPLPPNMFHNLPNIQEFGISGNQFSGPIPTSINASSSIKILDISNNSFVGQVPSLGKLKDLYFLNLELNNLGNNSAKDLEFLKSLTNCSKLYLASFDQNNFGGVLPNSIGNLTNELKILYLGGNMISGKIPAELGRLVNLISLSLESNHFEGVIPTTFGKFQKLQMLRLSVNKLSGDIPLFIRNLSQLYQLDLYRNIFDGNIPPSIGNCQKLQFLDLSHNKLRGTIPLEVFNLFSLTNRLDLSHNSLSGSLPREVGMLKHIVWLDVSENHLIGDIPETIGECVSLEHLNLQGNYFDGTIPSSFASLKDLRYLDFSRNQLSGSIPNVMQNISVLEHLNVSFNMLEGEVPTNGVFANATQVAMTGNSKLCGGISQMHLPPCPITRRKHTKHHKFRLIAVIVSVVSFLLIISFIIFMYWMRKRNQKRSFDSPTIDQLAKISYQELHQGTDGFSPTNLIGSGSFGSVYKANLASEDHVVAVKVLNLQKNGAHKSFIVECNALKNIRHRNLVKIITCCSSTDYKGQEFKALVFDYMKNGSLEQWLHPEIFNEEHPTTLGLGQRLNVIIDVADALHYLQQECEQLVLHCDLKPNNVLLDDDMVAHVSDFGIARLVLTIGSNSQKDTSTIGIKGTVGYAPPEYGMGSEVSTCGDMYSFGILVLEMLTGRRPTDEVFEEGQNLHNFVAISFPDNLMKILDPHLVSRDIEVAIQDGNRENLIPTIEECLVSLFRIGIICSMESPKERMNIADVTGELSKIKKAFFTGVHAHN; this comes from the exons ATGTATCTTCTCTATTCCCAAATGAAGTCTTTTTCTTTGTTGTCACCTACACTTCTTTTCCTGTTTACCTTAAATTTAATGTGCTTCTTCGACCAAAACAAAATTGTGGCAGTGGCTGCAATATTAGGAAACCAAACAGATCATTTTGCATTgctcaaattcaaagaatcaataTCCAGTGATCCCTATAAAAGTCTTGAATCTTGGAATTCTTCCATCCACTTCTGTAAGTGGCATGGAGTCACATGCAACCCCGTGAATCAAAGAGTTATAGGGTTGGACCTAGTAGGATATCATTTACATGGATCTTTATCTCCCCATATTGGCAATTTCACTTTTATGAAATATCTCTACCTTGCAAACAACAGCTTCTATGGAGAAATCCCACAGGAGTTGGGTCAGTTGCTACAATTGCAACAACTTTATCTCACCAATAACTCTTTTGTAGGTAAAATTCCTACAAACTTGACATATTGCTCCAATCTCAATGACTTATTCTTGGAAGGGAACAATCTCATTGGTAAAATACCAATTGAAATTGGCTCTTTGAAAAAGCTTCAaacaattattgtttataaaaacaaattaactgGAGGAATCCCTTCATTCATAGGGAATCTTTCATTCATAACACGACTTGGTTTTAGTCAAAACAACTTAGAAGGAGATATTCCACAAGCTATTTGTCGCCTCAAAAACTTGACAGTTTTAGGTGTGGGTGAGAACAATTTGTCAGGTACCCCTCCTTCTTGTCTTTACAACATCACATCACTTACTATATTTTACATGGCATTTAATAACTTTCATGGCCCTCTTCCACCCAACATGTTTCACAACCTCCCAAATATCCAAGAGTTTGGCATTTCAGGAAATCAATTTTCAGGTCCAATCCCCACTTCTATAAATGCCTCTTCTTCCATTAAAATACTTGATATCTCTAACAATTCTTTTGTTGGACAAGTTCCAAGTCTAGGAAAGCTAAAAGATTTATACTTTCTGAATTTGGAACTCAACAATTTAGGTAACAATTCCGCTAAGGATTTAGAGTTTCTAAAATCTTTGACAAACTGTAGCAAATTGTATTTAGCTTCTTTTGATCAAAATAACTTTGGAGGCGTTCTGCCGAATTCTATAGGCAATTTAACCAATGAGCTTAAAATACTGTATCTAGGGGGTAATATGATATCAGGAAAAATTCCTGCTGAATTAGGTCGTCTAGTTAACTTAATATCACTGTCCTTGGAATCTAACCACTTTGAAGGAGTTATTCCAActacttttggaaagtttcaaaaattgcaaatgTTACGTTTGAGTGTAAACAAGTTGTCAGGTGATATACCACTCTTTATAAGAAATCTCAGTCAATTGTACCAGTTGGATTTATATCGTAATATATTTGATGGAAATATTCCTCCAAGTATAGGAAACTGTCAAAAGTTACAATTTCTAGATCTTTCTCATAATAAGCTTAGAGGAACCATACCTTTAGaggtttttaatcttttttctttaacaAACCGCCTAGACTTGTCACATAACTCTTTGAGTGGTAGCTTACCAAGAGAAGTGGGTATGCTAAAACATATTGTTTGGCTAGATGTCTCTGAGAATCATTTGATTGGGGACATCCCTGAAACTATTGGTGAATGCGTAAGCTTAGAGCACCTCAACTTACAAGGGAACTACTTTGACGGAACAATACCATCCTCTTTCGCATCTCTCAAAGATCTGCGATATTTAGACTTTTCAAGAAATCAACTGTCTGGTTCAATTCCCAATGTTATGCAAAATATCTCTGTTTTAGAACATTTGAATGTATCTTTTAACATGTTGGAAGGTGAGGTGCCAACAAATGGTGTCTTTGCAAATGCAACCCAAGTAGCAATGACAGGAAACAGTAAGCTTTGTGGAGGTATTTCTCAAATGCATCTACCACCATGTCCTATCACCCGTAGGAAACACACAAAACACCATAAATTCAGGTTGATAGCAGTGATAGTTAGTGTGgtttcttttcttctcattatttcatttattatatttatgtaCTGGATGAGGAAAAGAAATCAAAAACGATCTTTTGATTCACCAACAATTGATCAACTAGCTAAGATTTCATACCAAGAATTGCATCAAGGAACCGATGGGTTCTCGCCTACAAACTTGATCGGATCAGGAAGTTTTGGGTCTGTGTACAAAGCAAATCTTGCGTCAGAAGATCACGTTGTTGCCGTAAAAGTCCTGAACCTCCAAAAAAACGGAGCTCACAAGAGTTTCATTGTTGAATGTAATGCGCTCAAAAATATTAGACACCGAAATTTAGTTAAGATCATAACATGTTGTTCAAGTACAGATTACAAAGGTCAAGAATTCAAAGCTCTAGTTTTTGATTACATGAAAAATGGAAGCTTAGAACAGTGGTTGCATCCCGAGATTTTTAATGAAGAGCATCCAACAACATTGGGCCTTGGTCAAAGATTAAACGTAATTATCGATGTTGCTGATGCATTACATTATCTCCAACAAGAATGTGAGCAATTGGTCCTTCATTGTGATCTAAAGCCAAACAATGTCCTTCTTGACGATGATATGGTTGCTCATGTGAGTGATTTTGGAATAGCAAGACTTGTCTTAACCATTGGCAGCAACTCTCAGAAGGATACTAGTACAATTGGAATAAAAGGGACCGTTGGTTATGCTCCTCCAG AGTATGGAATGGGTTCTGAAGTTTCCACATGCGGTGACATGTATAGTTTTGGAATTCTCGTGTTGGAAATGCTTACTGGTAGAAGACCTACTGATGAAGTTTTTGAAGAGGGTCAAAATCTGCATAATTTTGTTGCAATTTCATTTCCTGATAACCTTATGAAGATTTTAGATCCACATCTTGTATCAAGAGATATAGAAGTAGCAATACAAGATGGAAATCGTGAAAATCTTATTCCAACTATTGAAGAGTGCTTAGTTTCACTTTTTAGGATTGGAATTATTTGTTCGATGGAATCACcgaaagaaagaatgaatattGCAGATGTCACAGGAGAGCTTAGCAAAATCAAAAAGGCCTTTTTCACCG GTGTTCACGCTCATAATTAG